One genomic segment of Kocuria rhizophila DC2201 includes these proteins:
- a CDS encoding NUDIX hydrolase, whose protein sequence is MSASHDPRQAPVPSSSPSGNDDAARPVIKVTGVVLRRASDGCVLTVRKRGTSMFMFPGGKPEAGETPEETGIREVREELGIELSAAELEPVGEWHSDAANEPGHGLHSHVFISTVALTQTPVPAAEIEELRWQPLDDMEDVEDLAPLARWYALPTVRGTQS, encoded by the coding sequence GTGTCCGCATCCCATGATCCCCGCCAGGCCCCCGTTCCGTCCTCCTCCCCCTCCGGGAACGACGACGCCGCCCGCCCCGTCATCAAGGTCACCGGCGTGGTCCTGCGCCGCGCCTCGGACGGCTGCGTGCTGACCGTGCGCAAGCGCGGAACCAGCATGTTCATGTTCCCCGGCGGGAAACCGGAGGCGGGCGAGACCCCCGAGGAGACCGGGATCCGCGAGGTGCGCGAGGAACTGGGGATCGAGCTGTCCGCCGCGGAGCTGGAACCGGTGGGCGAGTGGCACAGCGACGCCGCCAACGAACCCGGTCACGGGCTGCACAGCCACGTGTTCATCAGCACCGTGGCGCTGACACAGACCCCGGTGCCGGCCGCGGAGATCGAGGAGCTGCGGTGGCAGCCCTTGGATGACATGGAGGACGTCGAGGACCTCGCCCCGCTGGCGCGCTGGTACGCGCTGCCGACGGTGCGGGGGACGCAGAGCTAG
- a CDS encoding Dyp-type peroxidase: protein MPTQKIVASPAKAALFLVLTVNEGAEAEVADVLTEVSDLTKAVSFRVPTSNLLCVVGVGHDAWGRLFDAPLPRDLHPFREFHGDVHSAPATPGDLLIHLRAGTQDVCFELAKHLMTRLGPHVHVEDEVHGFKFFEERDLLGFVDGTANPEGEDACTAALVGGEDPDYRGGSYVLVQKYLHDMTAWEALSVGEQERVIGRSKLEDIEMSDAQKPANSHVALNDLDPVDGRKREIVRDNMPFGRVGSAEFGTYFIGYAADPAVTETMLENMVVGDPPGTYDRILDFSTAMTGGLFFAPPRSFLDDPSAVAARPSATAETTPDDGTASVAAPADGSLGIGSLKNTESRS from the coding sequence ATGCCCACCCAGAAGATCGTGGCCTCACCGGCCAAAGCGGCCCTGTTCCTGGTCCTCACTGTCAACGAGGGCGCCGAGGCCGAGGTGGCGGACGTGCTCACGGAGGTCTCGGACCTCACCAAGGCCGTCTCTTTCCGCGTGCCCACCAGCAACCTGCTGTGCGTGGTGGGCGTGGGCCACGACGCCTGGGGGCGGCTCTTCGATGCGCCCCTTCCCAGGGACCTCCACCCGTTCCGCGAGTTCCACGGGGACGTGCACTCCGCACCGGCGACCCCCGGCGACCTGCTCATCCACCTGCGGGCGGGCACGCAGGACGTGTGCTTCGAGCTGGCCAAGCACCTCATGACGCGCCTGGGCCCGCACGTGCACGTGGAGGACGAGGTGCACGGCTTCAAGTTCTTCGAGGAGCGGGACCTGCTGGGCTTCGTGGACGGCACCGCCAACCCGGAGGGCGAGGACGCCTGCACCGCCGCCCTGGTGGGGGGCGAGGACCCCGACTACCGCGGCGGCAGCTACGTTCTGGTGCAGAAGTACCTGCACGACATGACCGCGTGGGAGGCGCTGTCCGTGGGTGAGCAGGAGCGGGTGATCGGGCGCTCCAAGCTCGAGGACATCGAGATGTCCGACGCGCAGAAGCCCGCCAACTCGCACGTGGCCCTCAACGACCTCGACCCCGTGGACGGCCGCAAGCGCGAGATCGTGCGCGACAACATGCCCTTCGGTCGGGTGGGTTCCGCCGAGTTCGGCACGTACTTCATCGGCTACGCCGCGGACCCCGCGGTCACCGAGACCATGCTGGAGAACATGGTGGTGGGGGACCCGCCGGGCACCTACGACCGCATCCTGGACTTCTCCACGGCCATGACGGGCGGGCTGTTCTTCGCGCCGCCGCGCTCCTTCCTGGACGACCCCTCCGCCGTCGCGGCCCGCCCCTCTGCCACCGCGGAGACCACCCCGGACGACGGCACCGCCTCGGTTGCCGCCCCCGCCGACGGCTCGCTGGGTATCGGCAGCCTCAAGAACACCGAGTCAAGGAGTTGA
- a CDS encoding TetR/AcrR family transcriptional regulator, which yields MTTKTEILDSALEVLRSGGALTIDAVARAVGITKPGVVHHFPTKETLTVAVTEHLLDGWEEELAARTGDGAEPVDRLRAYVELTLLGEMDVADVALVADLRLREKLAALWSARMSSWFGELDAPALVAARLMADGAWIDRSLGLLDLDASRRSAVAGVALELIEKEAGR from the coding sequence GTGACAACCAAGACCGAGATCCTGGACAGCGCGCTGGAGGTGCTGCGCTCCGGGGGCGCCCTCACCATCGATGCCGTGGCCCGTGCCGTCGGCATCACCAAACCCGGGGTGGTGCACCACTTCCCCACCAAGGAGACCCTCACCGTGGCCGTCACGGAGCACCTCCTGGACGGCTGGGAGGAGGAGCTCGCGGCCCGCACCGGGGACGGGGCCGAACCCGTGGACCGGCTGCGCGCCTACGTGGAGCTCACCCTGCTGGGGGAGATGGACGTCGCGGACGTGGCCCTCGTGGCGGACCTGCGCCTGCGGGAGAAGCTCGCGGCACTGTGGTCCGCGCGCATGTCCTCGTGGTTCGGGGAGCTGGACGCACCGGCCCTCGTGGCCGCCCGGCTGATGGCGGACGGGGCGTGGATCGACCGCTCACTGGGGCTGCTGGACCTGGACGCCTCACGCCGCTCGGCGGTGGCAGGCGTCGCGCTGGAGCTGATCGAGAAGGAAGCGGGCCGATGA
- a CDS encoding DMT family transporter — MTAFAALSLASAILCEVVGTVSLRLASAGRKVWWVGATVGYVLAFWLLAVVLSHGVPLGVAYGIWSATGVAITAVISRVFFKEPLTWLMCLGLSLIVGGVLCIDFGAMH; from the coding sequence ATGACCGCCTTCGCCGCTCTGTCCCTGGCCTCGGCCATCCTGTGCGAGGTCGTCGGCACCGTGTCCCTCCGCCTGGCCAGTGCGGGCCGGAAGGTCTGGTGGGTGGGTGCCACCGTGGGCTACGTCCTGGCGTTCTGGCTTCTGGCCGTGGTGCTGAGCCACGGTGTCCCGCTGGGTGTGGCGTACGGGATCTGGTCCGCCACGGGAGTGGCGATCACCGCCGTCATCAGCCGCGTGTTCTTCAAGGAACCGCTCACCTGGCTCATGTGCCTGGGGCTCTCGCTGATCGTGGGGGGCGTGCTGTGCATCGACTTCGGGGCCATGCACTGA
- a CDS encoding DMT family transporter, translating into MKKWLYLVAAIVLEVSGSLSLKAAMDAPQFYVIVVLGYLGAFVGLFAALRNGMSLGVGYGIWGATGVAATAVLSLVIFNEPITPVMGLGIVLVIAGVLTVELGSQLALKKQNTLTTEEIR; encoded by the coding sequence ATGAAGAAGTGGCTGTACCTGGTGGCCGCGATTGTGCTGGAGGTCTCCGGATCGCTCTCGCTCAAGGCCGCCATGGACGCACCGCAGTTCTACGTGATCGTGGTGCTGGGATACCTCGGGGCGTTCGTGGGGCTGTTCGCGGCCCTGCGCAACGGCATGAGCCTGGGCGTGGGGTACGGGATCTGGGGTGCCACCGGGGTGGCCGCCACGGCCGTGCTGTCCCTGGTGATATTCAACGAGCCCATCACCCCGGTCATGGGTCTGGGCATCGTGCTGGTGATCGCCGGTGTCCTCACGGTGGAGCTCGGCTCCCAGCTGGCCCTCAAGAAGCAGAACACCCTCACCACGGAGGAGATCCGATGA
- a CDS encoding NAD(P)H-dependent flavin oxidoreductase: MTNPLTTLPVPVVQAPMAGGPSTPALAVAVARAGGLGMLAAGYKSTEAMAEEVRDVAAHTDRFGVNLFVPERDPSDPAALAAYARALAPVAAELGVPAPEPGAYVDDEYPAKLDHLTVHPVPLVSFTFGLPTADDVARLRNAGSAVVLNATSPEEVTAAARLRPDAIVVQGVEAGGHRATHGQAGQPEEITMAALLGAARELTDLPLVAAGGIAGRDDAAALLARGAAAVQVGTLFLTAVEAGTKPAHREALLDGTHTETVVTRAFSGRAARALRNGFTDRMAAHEVTGYPQVHYMTAPLRAASSADPEGLNLWAGTGAAACRETRAAEVVELFRGL; encoded by the coding sequence ATGACCAACCCCCTGACCACCCTGCCCGTGCCCGTGGTGCAGGCGCCCATGGCGGGCGGGCCGTCCACGCCCGCGCTCGCCGTGGCCGTCGCGCGCGCCGGTGGGCTGGGCATGCTTGCCGCCGGGTACAAGAGCACCGAGGCGATGGCGGAGGAGGTCCGCGACGTCGCGGCGCACACGGACCGCTTCGGCGTGAACCTGTTCGTCCCCGAGCGGGACCCGTCGGACCCCGCGGCGCTCGCCGCCTACGCCCGCGCCCTGGCGCCGGTGGCCGCCGAGCTGGGCGTGCCCGCCCCGGAGCCGGGCGCGTACGTGGACGACGAGTACCCCGCGAAACTCGACCACCTCACGGTCCACCCCGTCCCGCTCGTCTCGTTCACGTTCGGCCTGCCCACCGCGGACGACGTCGCCCGGTTGCGGAACGCGGGCAGCGCCGTCGTGCTCAACGCGACCTCCCCGGAGGAGGTGACGGCCGCGGCCCGGCTGCGCCCGGACGCGATCGTGGTGCAGGGCGTCGAGGCGGGAGGGCACCGCGCAACCCACGGGCAGGCAGGGCAGCCGGAGGAGATCACCATGGCCGCTCTCCTCGGCGCCGCACGGGAGCTGACCGACCTTCCCCTCGTCGCCGCGGGCGGGATCGCGGGCCGGGACGACGCCGCTGCCCTCCTCGCGCGGGGTGCTGCGGCCGTGCAGGTGGGCACGCTGTTCCTCACCGCGGTGGAGGCCGGCACCAAGCCCGCTCACCGGGAGGCCCTGCTGGACGGCACCCACACGGAGACCGTGGTGACCCGCGCGTTCTCCGGGCGGGCGGCCCGAGCGCTGCGCAACGGCTTCACGGACCGGATGGCGGCGCACGAGGTGACCGGCTACCCCCAGGTGCACTACATGACCGCACCGCTGCGGGCGGCGTCGTCCGCGGACCCCGAGGGGCTGAACCTGTGGGCGGGCACGGGCGCGGCGGCCTGCCGGGAGACCAGGGCGGCGGAGGTCGTGGAGCTGTTCCGGGGGCTGTGA
- a CDS encoding family 1 encapsulin nanocompartment shell protein, protein MNNLHRDLAPISSAAWADMGDEARRTFAARAAARRTVDMPEPAGAEFSALGTGHVSRVAADTPGVEALQRHVVRVVELRAPFTLKRSDIDDVERGAADPDWQPVKDAAVALASAEDRTVFYGSDSAGIQGIAPASDNERLSLPQDVREFPNAVAKAKTELRLAGVAGPYNLLLPAELYTEVTETTDHGYPVHEHVSRILGEGSIIWAPALDDALLVSARGGDYELHLGQDAAIGYTSHTAETVELYLRETLTFRVNTSEASVVISR, encoded by the coding sequence ATGAACAACCTGCACCGGGACCTCGCACCGATCTCCTCCGCCGCGTGGGCGGACATGGGCGACGAGGCCCGCCGAACCTTCGCGGCCCGTGCCGCGGCCCGCCGCACGGTGGACATGCCGGAACCGGCCGGCGCCGAGTTCTCCGCCCTGGGCACGGGACACGTGAGCCGCGTGGCCGCGGACACCCCTGGCGTGGAGGCCCTGCAGCGCCACGTGGTGCGTGTGGTGGAGCTGCGCGCGCCGTTCACGCTCAAGCGCTCTGACATCGACGACGTGGAGCGCGGCGCGGCGGACCCGGACTGGCAGCCCGTCAAGGACGCCGCCGTGGCGCTCGCGTCCGCCGAGGACCGCACGGTGTTCTACGGCTCGGACTCCGCCGGGATCCAGGGCATCGCCCCGGCCAGCGACAACGAGCGGCTGAGCCTGCCGCAGGACGTGCGCGAGTTCCCCAACGCCGTGGCCAAGGCCAAGACCGAGCTGCGCCTCGCGGGGGTGGCGGGCCCCTACAACCTGCTGCTGCCCGCGGAGCTCTACACCGAGGTCACGGAGACCACCGACCACGGCTACCCCGTGCACGAGCACGTCTCCCGCATCCTGGGGGAGGGCTCGATCATCTGGGCCCCCGCGCTCGACGACGCCCTGCTGGTCTCCGCGCGCGGTGGCGACTACGAGCTGCACCTGGGCCAGGACGCCGCGATCGGGTACACGTCCCACACCGCGGAGACCGTGGAGCTCTACCTGCGCGAGACCCTGACCTTCCGGGTCAACACCTCGGAGGCCAGCGTGGTCATCTCCCGCTGA